One window of Neochlamydia sp. AcF84 genomic DNA carries:
- the recN gene encoding DNA repair protein RecN → MLKQLRIKNIILIESAEIDFAEGFNVLSGETGSGKSAIMNAIRLTAGERAETGIIRKGAEKGIVEAVFDIKGLVEVESLLELSGIDREEGTELYVRREIFATGKSRAFINHQLAQLSLLRALSAHLIHLVGQHANQDLLSLDRHRELLDLFGNIKEEVAAFSTSWEEENALQNELEQLINNEAQRLREMEVCHRVLEELEEAHLKVGEEEELFNEYTLLTHTEELGTKVQDVCQILDGEEVALLPHLNRQHHVLGYLASLDPALKELSETFRNAVLELQEVASALTLYQSRLEYNPVRTSEINERLKLITRLKKKYGPTIEDIQGFAEESKKKLQVLENADNRIEELKDNLERVKMKNNQRASQLSDSRRKAALRLAAALKKELCSLNMPKVDFQIDINLSRRNRYGDDKVEFFLLPNVGERRISIKDCASGGELSRVVLSLQTVLSDKQRIPTLIFDEVDSNIGGETAAIVGEKLKAIGKDLQVLCITHFPQVAHHADYHLQISKKVVGDRTVTFVNLLDASTRKQELARMTGKTS, encoded by the coding sequence ATGCTAAAGCAATTGCGTATTAAAAATATCATACTTATTGAATCTGCAGAAATAGATTTTGCAGAAGGTTTTAATGTTTTATCGGGTGAAACGGGGTCAGGAAAGTCTGCGATCATGAACGCTATTCGCTTAACTGCGGGAGAGCGAGCAGAAACAGGGATAATTCGTAAAGGCGCTGAAAAGGGCATTGTGGAGGCTGTTTTTGATATAAAAGGCTTGGTGGAAGTAGAGAGCTTACTAGAATTAAGCGGGATTGATAGAGAAGAGGGTACCGAGCTGTATGTGCGTCGCGAGATTTTTGCTACCGGTAAAAGTCGTGCTTTCATTAACCACCAGCTAGCGCAGTTAAGCTTGCTACGTGCTCTATCTGCCCATTTGATTCATCTAGTTGGACAACATGCTAATCAAGATTTACTTTCTTTAGATCGTCATCGGGAATTACTCGACCTTTTCGGCAATATTAAAGAGGAAGTGGCAGCCTTTTCAACTAGCTGGGAAGAAGAAAATGCCTTGCAAAATGAATTGGAGCAATTAATAAATAACGAAGCTCAAAGATTGCGCGAAATGGAAGTTTGCCACCGGGTACTTGAAGAATTAGAAGAAGCTCATTTGAAAGTAGGAGAAGAGGAGGAACTTTTTAACGAATATACCCTTTTAACGCATACAGAAGAATTGGGTACAAAAGTGCAGGATGTCTGCCAAATATTGGATGGTGAGGAAGTTGCTTTATTACCTCATTTGAATCGCCAACATCATGTTCTAGGTTATTTAGCAAGCCTTGATCCTGCCCTAAAAGAACTTTCGGAAACTTTCCGTAATGCCGTTTTAGAGCTGCAAGAAGTAGCAAGCGCATTAACTCTTTACCAATCGCGCTTAGAATATAACCCTGTGCGTACCTCCGAGATAAATGAACGCTTAAAATTGATTACTCGTTTAAAGAAGAAATACGGGCCTACAATAGAAGACATACAAGGCTTTGCGGAGGAAAGTAAGAAAAAATTGCAAGTTTTAGAAAATGCCGATAATAGAATTGAAGAGCTAAAAGATAATCTTGAACGTGTTAAAATGAAAAATAATCAGAGAGCTTCACAATTATCGGATAGCCGTCGAAAAGCTGCATTAAGGTTGGCGGCTGCTTTGAAAAAGGAGTTATGTTCTTTGAACATGCCTAAAGTAGATTTTCAAATAGATATTAATCTTTCTAGGAGGAATCGTTATGGAGATGATAAAGTAGAATTTTTCCTGCTACCGAATGTTGGAGAACGTCGTATTTCTATCAAAGACTGTGCAAGCGGCGGAGAGCTATCGCGGGTCGTGCTTTCTTTGCAAACTGTTCTAAGTGACAAACAACGTATACCTACGCTGATATTTGATGAAGTGGACTCAAACATTGGAGGCGAGACAGCAGCAATCGTGGGAGAAAAGCTTAAAGCCATTGGCAAAGATCTGCAGGTATTGTGTATTACTCATTTTCCACAGGTCGCTCACCATGCTGATTATCATCTACAAATTTCTAAAAAGGTGGTAGGAGATCGGACAGTAACCTTCGTTAATCTATTAGATGCTTCCACCCGCAAACAAGAGCTTGCGCGAATGACAGGTAAAACCAGCTAA
- a CDS encoding ankyrin repeat domain-containing protein has translation MQFSSSLDYDPSRPIIHCDASLNQISSEMARIEKEVYRLRGIIGAFDETMQENAALTTDIMDAYLKELMPPLDRREISVIQQQIDTRIESIKESCLENYRGLLDARELIVIEGQTIQLNAQTKATLEQAYQQRLEENIYQLKEEFPLGETTDLDQMQAQLKEKFERYQDLFEKLFERKQQLTDQGYELQEAMEPELAKLRAQKQELQKDLKVTDLFIASQLGAVEYLKQEISKKWRWGRKDFVNTPSQAGFAPLHYAAYHNQREALQLLIDKGADLTLKDSEGYLPLHWASEKGHAEIVQLLIRHKPSTINAKGRLDRTPLHRAVFCGKVENAHLLLKNGAHINARTHEKNHCQTPLHFAVLQGNMSMVLALTRYPELDILQQDSQGQAPLHYAIEEGLVDILNILLKHPSWQKATVSTHAKLLESLLTIVPKRQAKEIKAQLLLNFPK, from the coding sequence ATGCAGTTTTCTTCTTCCCTAGACTACGATCCTTCCCGTCCAATCATCCACTGTGATGCTTCTTTAAATCAAATCAGTAGTGAGATGGCCAGAATTGAAAAAGAAGTTTATCGTTTAAGAGGAATTATAGGAGCTTTTGATGAAACTATGCAGGAAAATGCTGCTTTGACAACAGACATCATGGATGCTTATTTAAAAGAGCTTATGCCACCTCTTGATCGAAGAGAAATCTCAGTCATTCAACAGCAAATCGATACAAGGATAGAAAGCATTAAAGAAAGCTGCTTAGAAAACTACCGAGGACTGTTAGATGCAAGAGAGCTAATTGTGATAGAAGGCCAAACAATCCAGCTTAATGCTCAAACCAAAGCTACCTTAGAGCAAGCCTACCAGCAAAGGCTAGAGGAAAATATCTATCAGCTTAAAGAAGAATTTCCTCTAGGAGAAACAACCGATTTAGACCAAATGCAAGCTCAGCTTAAAGAGAAATTTGAAAGGTATCAAGATCTCTTTGAAAAACTTTTTGAGCGCAAGCAACAACTGACAGATCAAGGCTATGAGCTGCAAGAAGCCATGGAGCCAGAGCTAGCGAAACTAAGAGCCCAAAAGCAAGAGCTACAAAAGGATCTAAAAGTCACCGATCTTTTTATAGCCAGCCAGTTAGGAGCTGTCGAGTATCTTAAGCAAGAAATTAGCAAAAAATGGAGATGGGGTCGTAAAGATTTCGTTAATACACCTTCTCAGGCAGGCTTTGCTCCTTTACATTACGCCGCTTATCATAATCAAAGAGAAGCGCTGCAGCTTCTAATTGATAAGGGTGCTGACCTAACTTTAAAGGATAGTGAAGGCTATTTACCTCTTCATTGGGCGTCTGAAAAAGGTCATGCTGAGATCGTTCAGTTACTTATTCGACACAAGCCCTCTACCATTAATGCCAAAGGCCGATTGGATCGCACGCCCTTACATCGTGCTGTTTTTTGTGGCAAAGTAGAAAACGCCCATCTTTTGCTTAAAAATGGTGCTCATATCAATGCACGAACACATGAGAAAAATCATTGCCAAACACCCCTTCATTTTGCTGTCTTACAAGGAAATATGAGTATGGTATTAGCATTAACTCGCTATCCAGAACTGGATATTCTTCAACAGGATAGCCAAGGCCAGGCACCTTTGCATTATGCTATTGAAGAGGGATTAGTCGATATCCTCAATATCTTGCTTAAGCATCCTAGCTGGCAAAAAGCAACTGTTTCTACCCATGCTAAGCTCTTAGAGAGCCTTTTAACTATAGTCCCTAAGCGGCAGGCTAAAGAAATTAAAGCTCAACTGCTTTTGAATTTTCCTAAGTAA
- a CDS encoding DUF4116 domain-containing protein, translating to MKIATWPNTGVFIDKAADYIPLMSTLTNLWDIFQKCVCLPFKNKENISKSRYYAHLNKKSFRRCLILLIPILGNIFIGMEDLTPRPFHDKKFILASVRKKGRKLYFASEELKNDKEVVFEAVRQDGLALKYASQELRNNREIVLAAVQRNGLALKYASQQLKNDQEIVLAAVKKDGLAFASASKELKKDHEIMVAAVEQNGWALKYASKELKSNKSLIQAFVRKNGWVLKFASRKLQNDKAVVKAAVLQDGWALEHASHELKNDKEIVLLAVEQNGLALEYASQKLKTDKEVVFVAAKNKGIALKFASQKLQKDKDFLLATLQQNGLMLEYLNEDFQNDKCLVLAAALQNGMALKYASQELQHDKELVHAVVQKNGLALEFASEELKSNRDIILAAAMQNGLALKYASPDLQNNKELVLAIVQKFGWALQYASSTLKNDKEVALAAVKHSSLSIKYASHRLQKDMELIELSRS from the coding sequence ATGAAAATAGCTACATGGCCAAACACAGGTGTTTTCATAGATAAGGCAGCAGACTATATACCTTTAATGAGTACTTTAACTAATTTATGGGATATTTTTCAGAAGTGTGTCTGTTTACCTTTTAAAAACAAGGAAAACATATCAAAAAGTCGCTATTATGCCCATCTTAACAAGAAAAGCTTTAGACGTTGCCTTATTTTATTGATCCCTATTTTAGGAAATATTTTCATTGGAATGGAAGACCTTACGCCTCGACCTTTCCATGATAAAAAGTTTATCCTTGCCTCGGTGCGCAAAAAAGGCCGTAAACTTTATTTTGCTAGCGAAGAGCTTAAAAATGATAAAGAGGTGGTCTTTGAAGCTGTTAGGCAGGATGGCTTAGCCCTTAAATATGCCTCTCAAGAGCTTAGAAACAATAGGGAAATCGTCCTTGCTGCTGTCCAACGCAATGGCCTTGCTCTTAAGTATGCTAGCCAGCAGCTAAAAAATGATCAGGAAATCGTTCTTGCTGCTGTTAAGAAAGATGGTTTAGCATTCGCAAGCGCTAGCAAAGAACTAAAGAAAGATCATGAAATTATGGTAGCTGCTGTAGAGCAAAATGGCTGGGCGCTTAAATATGCTAGCAAAGAGCTTAAAAGTAATAAGAGCCTCATACAGGCATTTGTTCGGAAAAATGGCTGGGTGCTAAAGTTTGCAAGCAGAAAACTCCAAAACGACAAGGCAGTGGTAAAGGCGGCAGTTTTGCAAGATGGCTGGGCGCTTGAGCATGCTAGCCATGAGCTTAAGAACGATAAAGAAATAGTTCTTCTTGCTGTTGAGCAAAATGGCTTGGCTCTTGAGTATGCTAGTCAAAAGCTTAAGACCGATAAAGAAGTGGTATTTGTGGCTGCGAAGAATAAGGGCATAGCGCTAAAATTTGCTAGCCAAAAGCTACAAAAAGATAAAGATTTTCTTCTTGCTACTCTTCAACAAAATGGCTTGATGCTAGAGTATCTCAATGAAGATTTTCAGAATGATAAGTGCCTAGTATTGGCAGCTGCTTTGCAGAATGGTATGGCGCTTAAGTATGCAAGCCAAGAACTCCAACACGATAAAGAGCTAGTCCATGCTGTTGTACAAAAAAATGGATTAGCACTTGAGTTTGCCAGCGAAGAGCTGAAAAGCAATAGAGACATTATCTTGGCTGCCGCCATGCAAAATGGATTAGCACTTAAGTATGCTAGTCCAGATCTTCAAAATAATAAAGAATTAGTACTTGCCATCGTTCAAAAATTTGGCTGGGCTCTTCAATATGCTAGCTCAACTCTTAAGAATGATAAGGAAGTTGCCCTTGCTGCCGTTAAGCATTCTAGCCTATCTATTAAGTATGCTAGCCATAGGCTTCAAAAGGATATGGAACTTATCGAATTGTCTAGAAGCTAA
- a CDS encoding helix-turn-helix domain-containing protein, with protein sequence MKIREESIQMGEIFKQRRKELNLSLKEIENATSIRISHLQAIEEGEIDKLNSPVYAQGFIRQYATFLGIDGEKIVRENPAIFSRPEAQEFAYGIGTLEVRGNPGAGVKWFPNAIWISAFILLIITAWFTARYFGVI encoded by the coding sequence ATGAAAATCCGAGAAGAATCTATCCAAATGGGAGAAATTTTTAAGCAGCGCCGCAAGGAGCTTAACCTATCTCTCAAAGAAATTGAGAATGCGACCTCTATTCGCATCTCCCATCTTCAAGCTATTGAAGAGGGAGAAATTGATAAACTTAACTCTCCTGTTTATGCTCAAGGATTCATTCGTCAGTATGCAACTTTTCTAGGCATCGATGGGGAAAAAATTGTTCGAGAGAATCCAGCCATCTTTTCACGTCCAGAAGCACAAGAATTTGCTTATGGAATAGGAACGCTTGAAGTCCGTGGCAATCCTGGAGCGGGAGTCAAATGGTTTCCTAATGCCATCTGGATAAGTGCTTTTATTTTGCTCATCATTACGGCTTGGTTTACGGCACGGTACTTCGGAGTCATCTAA
- a CDS encoding MarC family protein, giving the protein MSLFQIALTFFLVTNPIGNSPTILALVKDFEFEHQKKILMREGLIAFFIALFFQYLGEIFLGVLFVHDFAVSITGGILLFLVALRMIFSPAPSTQSANQQKQEPFIVPIATPILSGPGLMAIIMLFSRQEGNNIKITLALLLAWIFVILIIAVAPYLHKLLGKRGLVALEQLMGMLLAMMSAGMVLTGLKLFIEHYKHS; this is encoded by the coding sequence GTGTCTTTATTTCAAATAGCTTTAACTTTTTTTTTAGTTACTAATCCTATTGGAAATTCGCCAACTATTCTAGCGCTAGTTAAGGATTTTGAATTCGAGCATCAAAAAAAAATATTAATGCGTGAAGGCCTCATAGCTTTTTTTATTGCTCTATTCTTTCAGTATTTGGGTGAAATTTTTTTAGGTGTCCTTTTTGTACATGATTTTGCAGTTAGCATAACAGGAGGCATTTTGCTATTTTTGGTTGCATTACGGATGATCTTTTCCCCAGCGCCTTCCACTCAATCTGCAAATCAACAAAAGCAAGAGCCTTTTATTGTGCCTATCGCTACCCCTATATTGTCGGGACCTGGATTGATGGCGATCATCATGCTATTTTCCCGGCAAGAAGGGAATAATATAAAGATTACCCTAGCGCTTCTTTTAGCTTGGATCTTTGTAATCCTTATTATTGCAGTAGCTCCTTATTTACACAAGCTTTTAGGTAAAAGAGGATTGGTGGCTTTAGAGCAGCTAATGGGTATGCTCTTAGCTATGATGTCGGCAGGTATGGTACTTACGGGACTTAAATTATTTATAGAACACTATAAACATTCATAA
- the truA gene encoding tRNA pseudouridine(38-40) synthase TruA, with the protein MKNIKLQIAYDGTSYLGWQKTSLGPTIEASLEKVLERILQHPVTLQAASRTDAGVHAHGQVINFFTTRELLNYESFKISLNQLLPPSIAVLEAQEASQNFHPTLDCIQKEYHYFICKGAVQMPHNRLYSWHCPRLSKLAEMKAAAKLLVGKKDFSAFCNFKKHVHYASFVRQVDGIEIQEVFPDRLLFKVVGQSFLYKMVRNIVGTLAYIGMGKMLGSQIPAILANHDRRLAGITAPAHGLCLYQVKYLPA; encoded by the coding sequence ATGAAAAATATTAAGCTACAAATTGCTTATGATGGCACAAGCTATTTAGGATGGCAAAAGACCTCTTTAGGTCCCACTATTGAAGCTTCTTTAGAAAAAGTACTAGAAAGAATTCTTCAGCACCCAGTCACTTTACAAGCTGCTAGCCGTACGGATGCAGGCGTCCATGCTCATGGGCAAGTCATCAATTTTTTTACCACCCGAGAGCTTTTAAATTACGAAAGCTTTAAGATTAGCTTAAACCAGCTCTTACCCCCCTCGATTGCGGTCCTAGAGGCCCAAGAAGCGTCTCAAAATTTTCATCCTACTTTAGATTGTATTCAGAAAGAATACCATTATTTTATCTGCAAGGGGGCAGTGCAAATGCCTCATAATAGGCTTTACTCCTGGCACTGTCCTCGTTTGTCTAAGCTTGCTGAAATGAAAGCAGCTGCAAAATTATTGGTAGGAAAAAAAGATTTTTCCGCGTTTTGTAACTTTAAAAAGCATGTGCATTATGCTAGCTTTGTGCGCCAAGTGGATGGGATAGAGATCCAGGAAGTATTTCCAGATCGACTGCTATTTAAGGTAGTAGGCCAAAGCTTCTTGTATAAGATGGTCCGCAACATAGTAGGCACCCTTGCCTATATAGGCATGGGCAAAATGCTAGGATCACAGATACCTGCTATATTAGCAAATCATGATCGAAGGCTAGCTGGTATTACTGCCCCTGCCCATGGTCTTTGCCTCTACCAAGTTAAATATTTGCCTGCATAG
- the rnhC gene encoding ribonuclease HIII: MIDSSPAGKPTNFVTTLDIKIADKLMQDLINQGFEITKPLYTLFSAKKKGISCTLYQSGKLMVQGKEMASFMEFYLEPHILGNFKFSYAHLEIDITARIGIDESGKGDFFGPLCIAGVQAEGQAIHHLKTLGVKDSKSLSDQSIIKIGNKIRTEYAHHIVKINPAKYNELMIQFKNLNHLLAWGHATSIEQLANRTGCQNVIIDQFADERVVIRALQRKKMEINLTQRYRGEEDLVVAAASILARQTFVEALDQLSEKYKIEFPKGASMKTIQIGKKLVQTYGSEVLEHVAKLHFKTLDAIMKN; the protein is encoded by the coding sequence ATGATCGATTCATCTCCCGCTGGTAAACCCACTAACTTTGTCACCACCTTAGACATAAAGATAGCTGATAAGCTAATGCAAGATCTCATCAATCAAGGGTTCGAGATAACGAAACCTCTTTATACTCTATTTTCTGCCAAAAAGAAAGGGATCAGCTGCACCCTTTACCAATCAGGCAAATTGATGGTTCAAGGGAAAGAAATGGCTTCCTTTATGGAATTTTATTTAGAACCCCATATTCTAGGAAATTTTAAGTTTAGTTATGCGCATCTAGAGATCGATATAACGGCTCGCATAGGAATTGATGAATCAGGTAAGGGAGATTTTTTTGGGCCTTTATGTATTGCTGGAGTACAAGCGGAAGGCCAGGCTATCCATCATTTAAAAACATTAGGGGTTAAAGATTCTAAGTCTTTAAGCGATCAGTCCATTATAAAAATTGGCAATAAGATTCGCACCGAATATGCGCACCACATAGTGAAGATAAACCCGGCTAAATATAATGAACTAATGATCCAGTTTAAAAATCTCAATCATCTCTTAGCTTGGGGGCACGCTACCTCTATTGAGCAGCTTGCAAATAGAACGGGTTGCCAAAATGTAATTATCGATCAGTTTGCAGATGAACGAGTGGTAATTAGGGCCCTCCAGCGAAAAAAAATGGAGATTAACCTCACCCAAAGGTACCGAGGAGAAGAAGATTTAGTCGTGGCTGCTGCTTCCATACTTGCCCGCCAAACATTTGTGGAAGCTCTTGATCAATTATCCGAAAAATATAAGATAGAATTTCCTAAGGGAGCTTCTATGAAAACAATTCAGATAGGAAAAAAGCTTGTACAAACTTACGGTAGCGAAGTGTTAGAGCATGTGGCTAAATTACACTTTAAAACGCTAGATGCTATTATGAAAAATTAA
- a CDS encoding transposase, whose product MKLDLLDIYTDYLISQNQQATATGLSNLLDGQVSHDKITRFLNSNPGGSKELWQYVKKQVRHLEQDKGGVLIIDDTIEEKPYTDENEIVCWHFSHTQGRCVKGINLLSCLISYGDYTFPIGFEVIKKDMHFCDVKTKKEKKQSSITKNQHFRALIQQAVVNQVKFEYVLADNWFGAKDNMEFIHYKLKKMFIFGIKSNRLIAFSEEGRKKGQYQNLNTFNFKDGDKRIVWLKELAFPVALITKIFKNEDGSTGILYIVTNDLNHEAGRIYEIYHKRWRIEEYHKSIKQNASLEKSPTKIARSQKNHIFSSLIAYCKLEFLKIKTLLNHFALKYKLILKANQMAYQELQNLQRSSMPA is encoded by the coding sequence ATGAAACTTGATCTTCTTGATATTTATACAGATTATCTTATCAGCCAAAACCAACAAGCCACAGCCACAGGGCTATCTAATCTTTTAGATGGTCAGGTTAGCCATGATAAAATCACCCGTTTTCTTAACAGCAATCCAGGGGGATCGAAAGAACTATGGCAGTATGTTAAAAAGCAAGTGCGCCATTTAGAACAAGATAAAGGAGGTGTATTGATTATTGACGATACGATAGAGGAAAAGCCCTATACAGATGAAAACGAAATCGTCTGTTGGCACTTTTCTCATACTCAAGGAAGGTGTGTAAAAGGGATTAATCTACTTTCCTGTCTTATTAGCTATGGAGATTACACTTTTCCCATCGGCTTTGAAGTAATCAAAAAAGACATGCATTTTTGTGATGTGAAAACAAAGAAAGAAAAAAAGCAGTCATCCATCACTAAAAACCAACATTTCAGAGCGCTTATCCAACAGGCAGTTGTCAATCAAGTAAAGTTTGAGTATGTGCTAGCGGATAATTGGTTTGGTGCTAAAGATAATATGGAATTTATCCACTATAAACTCAAAAAAATGTTTATATTTGGCATAAAGTCTAATCGATTAATTGCTTTTTCCGAGGAAGGAAGAAAAAAAGGCCAGTATCAGAATTTAAATACGTTTAATTTCAAAGACGGAGATAAAAGGATAGTTTGGCTTAAAGAGCTAGCTTTCCCTGTAGCTTTGATTACAAAGATCTTCAAGAACGAAGACGGCTCTACAGGCATTCTCTACATCGTGACTAACGATCTAAATCATGAGGCTGGCCGAATCTATGAAATCTATCACAAACGATGGCGCATAGAGGAATATCACAAATCAATAAAGCAAAATGCTAGCCTTGAGAAGTCACCCACCAAAATTGCTCGCTCTCAAAAAAATCATATTTTTTCATCCCTTATCGCTTATTGCAAGCTTGAATTTCTTAAAATTAAAACCTTACTTAATCACTTTGCTTTAAAATATAAGTTAATCCTTAAAGCCAATCAGATGGCCTATCAAGAACTGCAAAATTTACAAAGGAGTTCTATGCCTGCGTAA
- a CDS encoding transposase — MGQPAKPLKLVVRLFILQHMYGLSDAKGVHRWVENPYWQYFCGYEFWHHALPIYPTSLIRWGSRLSEAGFSEILRGTIVAAVLTGAVKKS; from the coding sequence ATAGGTCAGCCAGCTAAGCCTTTAAAGCTAGTTGTACGGCTCTTTATCTTGCAGCATATGTATGGGCTTTCGGATGCAAAGGGGGTGCATCGATGGGTAGAAAATCCTTATTGGCAATACTTTTGTGGGTATGAGTTTTGGCATCATGCGCTGCCTATCTATCCTACTTCTTTAATTAGATGGGGATCTAGATTAAGCGAAGCTGGATTCAGCGAGATTTTACGAGGGACAATTGTAGCAGCTGTTTTGACAGGCGCAGTAAAAAAGTCTTAA
- a CDS encoding MarC family protein, with translation MIEIPLFTMTMILFLIMDPIGNISTFLQMVDELPSKRVRWLVAREMLIALAFMLVFNFLGEFILHILQLDNPTVQMASSIILFLTAIKILFPASNSLRANWPRGEPFVIPLAVPLIAGPSLLATILMLAHLESSQLKMLIAILIAWIISTFVLLFARQLQRALGYNGLMAAERLTGMLLVMLAVQRCLEGIQEFIALFS, from the coding sequence ATGATAGAAATTCCTTTGTTCACTATGACAATGATTCTTTTTTTGATCATGGATCCTATCGGCAATATTTCCACATTTTTACAGATGGTAGATGAGCTGCCATCTAAAAGAGTAAGATGGCTAGTGGCTAGAGAAATGCTGATTGCTCTCGCATTTATGCTCGTGTTTAATTTTTTAGGAGAATTTATACTTCACATTCTACAGTTGGATAATCCCACTGTTCAAATGGCCTCATCCATCATTTTATTTTTAACAGCGATTAAAATTTTATTTCCTGCTTCCAATAGTTTGCGGGCAAATTGGCCCAGAGGTGAACCCTTTGTCATACCTTTAGCTGTTCCTCTAATTGCTGGACCTTCATTGCTAGCTACAATCCTTATGCTAGCTCATCTAGAGTCTAGTCAGCTCAAGATGCTAATTGCAATATTAATAGCCTGGATAATTTCCACTTTTGTTCTGCTATTCGCTCGTCAATTGCAGCGCGCTTTAGGATATAATGGATTAATGGCAGCAGAAAGGTTGACTGGAATGCTGCTCGTTATGTTAGCAGTGCAAAGATGCTTAGAAGGAATCCAAGAATTTATAGCTCTTTTTTCTTAG
- a CDS encoding DUF368 domain-containing protein, which translates to MSLLLPKPSHKLPLAATRGWLCLICLGLCMGTADIIPGISGGTIAFIMGFYEDFLSSLKTFNRLAFKTLLKGHFREFFKLIAWKFLSGLLIGIIVAMLCLAHLVSYLLNHETYRSLLYATFFGLIIAATLLCMSQIKRWTLLSIFLFTSAASLAFCLTQSSSMASSPTADNLYDIKIDNIVSDKPLRNYDFSTHTLKAVPASMLSAMLAKGAIPPTTLAYNYKLATWGPLEAFLFNSKSKSLDPWIIFCGALAVCAMLLPGISGSYLLSILGMYTRAVGALADFSSSLKNGHFDYPSFLILANLLLGIFLGALFFSRFISWILDKHHDLAIASLTGSMIGAIKAVWPFWSYRYALLPLHLEKGAQLETLEPILPSWIAYETWLAVGLAACGALLVFSLHIAAKRLQEKACLGKLSYKACTE; encoded by the coding sequence ATGTCCTTATTGCTGCCTAAGCCTTCTCATAAGCTGCCTTTAGCAGCAACAAGAGGTTGGCTATGTTTAATTTGCTTAGGTCTATGCATGGGAACAGCAGACATTATTCCTGGCATTTCAGGAGGTACCATAGCTTTCATCATGGGTTTCTACGAAGATTTCCTTTCTAGTTTAAAAACTTTTAATCGCTTAGCATTTAAAACTTTACTAAAAGGTCATTTTCGAGAATTTTTTAAACTTATTGCTTGGAAATTTTTATCAGGGCTGTTGATAGGCATTATCGTAGCTATGCTTTGCTTAGCCCACCTAGTCTCCTACCTTTTAAATCATGAAACCTATCGTTCCTTACTCTATGCCACTTTTTTTGGATTAATTATCGCTGCCACCCTACTATGTATGAGTCAAATCAAGCGTTGGACCCTGTTATCAATCTTCTTATTTACAAGCGCTGCTAGCTTAGCCTTTTGTTTAACTCAATCATCTTCCATGGCATCCTCACCCACTGCTGATAATCTTTATGATATCAAGATTGATAATATCGTTTCTGATAAACCTTTACGCAATTATGATTTTTCTACCCACACATTAAAAGCAGTTCCTGCCTCAATGCTCTCCGCTATGCTAGCTAAAGGGGCGATTCCACCTACAACGCTTGCCTACAATTATAAGCTTGCCACTTGGGGCCCCTTAGAAGCTTTTCTCTTCAACAGTAAGAGTAAAAGCCTAGACCCCTGGATTATCTTCTGCGGGGCCCTTGCTGTGTGTGCGATGCTTCTCCCAGGAATATCAGGAAGCTATCTTTTATCTATTCTAGGCATGTATACCCGCGCGGTAGGAGCTTTAGCAGATTTTTCTAGTAGCTTAAAAAATGGGCATTTTGATTATCCCTCCTTTCTTATTTTAGCCAATTTATTATTAGGTATTTTTTTAGGTGCTCTTTTTTTCTCACGCTTTATTAGCTGGATTTTAGATAAGCACCATGATTTAGCTATCGCTTCCTTAACAGGCTCTATGATTGGCGCCATAAAAGCAGTCTGGCCTTTTTGGAGCTATCGCTATGCTCTTTTACCTCTCCATCTTGAAAAAGGTGCTCAATTAGAGACCCTTGAGCCAATCCTACCTTCATGGATTGCTTATGAAACGTGGCTCGCCGTAGGGCTTGCTGCCTGTGGAGCCCTCTTAGTTTTTAGCCTGCATATTGCAGCCAAACGTCTGCAAGAAAAAGCCTGCTTAGGTAAGCTGAGCTATAAAGCTTGCACAGAGTAG